One Cohnella candidum genomic region harbors:
- a CDS encoding MFS transporter, whose amino-acid sequence MHEFDTPDKQRALYKRTLFIVSLSQIFGGAGLAAGVTVGALLAQQMLGTNAYAGLPAGLLTLGSAGAAFWVGRLSQRLGRRTGLTAGFLAGGLGAIGVVSAAVLNSVFLLFVSLLIYGAGTATNLQARYAGTDLASAKQRATAVSIALVSTTFGAVAGPNLVDVMGRFASSLGIPALAGPFLLGAAAFLSAGLVVFVLLRPDPLIVAKAIAQAQQHTGQAAEGTAAVLQPLNKRGVAVGAAIMVLTQIVMVAIMTMTPVHMQHHGHGLREVGLVIGIHIGAMYLPSLVTGILVDKIGRMAMTIASGATLLLAGVLAAAAPGDSLVYLVLALALLGLGWNFGLISGTALIVDSTQSSSRAKTQGTVDVLVALAGASGGTLSGMVMAGTSYATLSLAGGIMSLILIPVVIWSRGGGQRQTAVQQGKLNKTL is encoded by the coding sequence TTGCACGAATTTGATACCCCCGACAAGCAGAGAGCTCTATATAAACGGACGTTATTCATCGTCAGTCTTTCGCAAATATTCGGCGGTGCCGGGCTGGCGGCGGGGGTTACGGTGGGCGCGCTCCTCGCGCAGCAAATGCTTGGAACGAATGCGTATGCAGGATTGCCGGCAGGTCTGCTGACATTGGGGTCCGCAGGAGCTGCGTTTTGGGTCGGAAGGCTTTCTCAGCGTTTGGGGCGCCGGACAGGTCTTACGGCAGGATTTCTTGCCGGCGGGCTTGGCGCGATCGGCGTTGTCTCGGCTGCCGTGCTGAACAGCGTATTCCTGTTATTCGTCTCCCTGCTGATTTACGGCGCTGGTACGGCGACCAATCTGCAAGCTCGTTATGCCGGCACGGATTTGGCGAGCGCCAAGCAGAGAGCGACGGCGGTCAGCATCGCATTGGTTTCGACGACGTTCGGTGCGGTAGCCGGTCCGAACCTGGTGGATGTCATGGGCCGCTTTGCGAGCTCACTCGGCATCCCCGCACTCGCGGGTCCTTTTCTGCTCGGTGCAGCGGCATTCCTATCGGCGGGTCTTGTCGTTTTCGTGTTGCTTCGTCCGGATCCCCTGATCGTGGCCAAAGCGATCGCGCAAGCTCAGCAACATACCGGGCAAGCTGCGGAAGGTACGGCTGCCGTTCTACAACCGCTCAATAAAAGAGGCGTAGCGGTAGGCGCTGCGATCATGGTGCTCACTCAAATCGTGATGGTGGCCATCATGACCATGACGCCCGTACATATGCAGCATCATGGCCACGGGCTCCGCGAAGTCGGTCTCGTCATCGGCATCCATATCGGAGCGATGTACCTTCCCTCCCTCGTGACCGGTATCTTAGTCGATAAGATTGGCCGGATGGCGATGACCATCGCTTCGGGAGCGACCTTGCTTCTTGCAGGCGTACTGGCGGCTGCCGCACCGGGAGATTCCCTCGTGTACTTGGTTCTGGCCCTTGCATTGCTGGGTTTAGGGTGGAACTTCGGCTTGATCAGCGGCACGGCGCTCATTGTCGATTCGACGCAGTCGTCTTCGCGGGCCAAGACGCAAGGCACGGTGGACGTGTTGGTTGCGCTGGCAGGAGCTTCCGGCGGCACCTTATCCGGCATGGTTATGGCGGGCACCAGTTATGCCACGCTTTCCTTGGCCGGCGGTATCATGTCCCTGATTCTGATTCCCGTGGTGATATGGTCTCGTGGGGGCGGTCAGCGACAGACGGCCGTCCAGCAGGGAAAGTTGAACAAAACGTTATAG
- a CDS encoding response regulator transcription factor: protein MKILLADDHPLFRSGVRNLIQTTDDLEVIGEASTGEEAVELAVRLQPDVIVMDIRMPGINGIEATRLIMEKDSRIKILIVTMLANDKSVFSAMQSGARGYVLKDAGEMELLQSIRMVGNGGAVFSTDIASRMMDYFSVTKQNAPLNPALAELTAREMEILQFIKDDYTNAKIAAALHLSPKTVANHISNILNKLQVADRHEAGMLYRSTSDELNDE, encoded by the coding sequence ATGAAAATTTTGTTGGCCGACGATCATCCGCTTTTTCGAAGCGGAGTACGCAATTTGATTCAAACCACGGACGATTTGGAAGTAATCGGGGAAGCTTCGACCGGGGAAGAGGCCGTTGAGCTGGCTGTACGGCTTCAACCGGATGTCATCGTGATGGATATTCGCATGCCGGGCATTAATGGGATTGAGGCCACTCGCCTGATTATGGAGAAGGATTCCCGGATTAAAATCCTCATCGTCACCATGCTCGCAAACGACAAGTCCGTTTTTAGCGCGATGCAGTCCGGGGCCCGGGGATACGTATTGAAGGATGCCGGGGAGATGGAGTTGCTGCAGTCCATTCGGATGGTGGGCAACGGCGGCGCTGTTTTCAGCACCGATATCGCCTCCAGAATGATGGATTACTTCTCGGTGACGAAGCAGAACGCCCCGCTCAATCCGGCATTGGCAGAGCTGACCGCGAGGGAAATGGAAATTTTGCAATTCATTAAAGACGACTACACGAATGCCAAAATTGCCGCGGCCCTTCACCTGAGTCCCAAAACCGTTGCGAACCACATTTCCAATATCCTTAATAAGCTGCAGGTTGCGGATCGTCACGAGGCCGGCATGCTTTATCGGTCAACCAGTGATGAATTGAATGACGAATGA
- a CDS encoding histidine kinase, whose product MFYTIETLSRYRLTPDSYALAFVLNDCGLALVYFAAAVVILLKSKRDGMALLAAVALVTYGCTFSSLLYLAAEGRPAIASWTEFIAVVGRMALFLFLLLFPNGKLTTPWTMAAYVPFCLVQLLSLTFPGTPLDLKVWPGHLRIMYYGIMIVTALGSQIHSYLKRINREHGQQTKWVVYGAAMSFLGFFVTSGFIVLLPSPNPITYISLIAVLSVAVSIIPLTLAFAVLRHRLWDIDPLVNRTLLYGALSLSILLVYSLSVWYLGNLFQARGNYWVSLIATAIVAVMFGPLKEWLQKLLKRLMKGRHDDPYAILAGLGNQLIKPIDPEEMVKVVAESVRDALRLPYAAISIDVNGVPQLAAASGVTRYDTYHFPILHGGERVGSLTISSRSPDETFSSDDRKLLEVMLRQAGPIVQNVKMHLGMKLLAGDLQESREKLVLAREEERRQIRRNLHDELAPRLLSLGFNVAAAEQYIGKNPDTAKQMLSELRGEIRSTVTDIRTLVHDMRPPALDEFGLLGAIQARIDQMHLPELTVRLHGPEQLPPLPAAVEVAAYRIVVESFVNVVKHARATSCDINIDVHNDKLIMQIEDNGIGLSRLVQPEPGGGIGLNSIQERAAELGGHCTVEPRDTGGTVIKAVIPFGAKGEESA is encoded by the coding sequence TTGTTTTATACGATTGAGACGTTAAGCCGATACCGCCTGACGCCGGACTCCTACGCTTTGGCTTTCGTGCTCAATGATTGCGGGCTGGCTTTGGTTTATTTCGCGGCGGCGGTCGTCATTCTTCTCAAAAGCAAACGGGACGGGATGGCACTCCTTGCGGCGGTCGCTCTCGTTACGTACGGCTGCACGTTTTCGTCCCTGTTGTATCTTGCCGCTGAGGGGCGCCCGGCTATTGCGTCATGGACGGAATTCATCGCGGTCGTCGGAAGAATGGCGCTGTTTTTATTTTTGCTGCTATTTCCGAATGGCAAGCTGACAACGCCATGGACAATGGCCGCTTACGTTCCGTTCTGCTTGGTCCAGCTGCTGAGTCTGACCTTCCCCGGAACGCCGCTTGATCTCAAGGTTTGGCCCGGTCATCTTAGGATCATGTACTACGGAATTATGATCGTGACCGCCCTAGGGTCGCAAATCCATTCTTATCTGAAGCGGATTAACCGTGAGCATGGGCAGCAGACCAAATGGGTCGTGTATGGCGCCGCAATGTCCTTTCTCGGTTTCTTCGTGACCAGCGGATTCATCGTGCTGCTCCCCTCGCCTAATCCGATCACCTATATCTCCTTAATTGCTGTGCTGTCGGTTGCCGTCTCCATCATCCCCCTCACGCTTGCGTTCGCGGTGCTTCGCCATCGGTTGTGGGATATCGATCCGCTGGTGAATCGGACGCTTCTGTACGGAGCTTTATCGCTTTCCATCCTGCTCGTCTACTCACTCTCCGTCTGGTATCTGGGGAATTTATTTCAGGCCCGGGGCAATTACTGGGTTTCGTTGATCGCCACCGCGATTGTCGCCGTCATGTTCGGGCCCCTCAAAGAATGGCTGCAAAAGCTTCTAAAACGTCTGATGAAAGGCAGGCATGATGATCCTTATGCCATATTGGCCGGCCTTGGCAATCAGTTGATCAAACCGATCGACCCCGAGGAAATGGTGAAGGTTGTCGCGGAGTCCGTCCGGGACGCGCTGCGTCTGCCTTATGCGGCGATATCGATTGATGTTAACGGCGTGCCGCAATTGGCGGCAGCTTCGGGCGTCACGCGATACGACACCTATCACTTCCCGATTCTGCACGGAGGGGAACGTGTCGGATCGCTGACGATCTCAAGCCGTTCTCCGGACGAAACCTTCTCCTCGGATGACCGAAAGCTGCTGGAAGTCATGTTGCGCCAAGCCGGCCCGATCGTCCAAAACGTGAAAATGCATCTGGGCATGAAGCTTCTTGCGGGCGACCTGCAGGAGTCCCGGGAAAAGCTTGTGTTAGCACGGGAGGAGGAACGAAGGCAAATTCGGCGAAATTTGCATGACGAACTTGCGCCCCGGCTATTGTCGCTTGGTTTCAATGTCGCCGCGGCCGAACAGTACATCGGCAAAAATCCCGATACCGCGAAGCAAATGCTCTCGGAGCTTCGCGGGGAAATCCGTTCCACGGTGACGGATATTCGAACCTTGGTTCACGACATGCGCCCGCCGGCCTTGGATGAGTTTGGCTTGCTAGGCGCGATCCAAGCGCGCATCGACCAAATGCATCTCCCCGAATTGACCGTTCGCCTGCATGGCCCCGAGCAGCTTCCTCCGCTGCCCGCTGCAGTAGAGGTCGCCGCTTATCGCATCGTCGTGGAATCCTTCGTGAATGTCGTGAAGCATGCAAGGGCGACGAGTTGTGATATCAACATAGACGTTCACAATGACAAACTCATCATGCAGATCGAAGACAACGGGATCGGCCTTTCTCGCCTTGTGCAGCCGGAGCCCGGCGGAGGCATCGGCCTGAATTCCATTCAAGAACGGGCTGCCGAGCTCGGAGGTCACTGTACGGTGGAACCGCGCGACACCGGTGGGACCGTGATTAAAGCTGTCATCCCGTTCGGTGCCAAAGGAGAGGAAAGCGCATGA